Proteins co-encoded in one Corylus avellana chromosome ca9, CavTom2PMs-1.0 genomic window:
- the LOC132191868 gene encoding probable E3 ubiquitin-protein ligase RHC1A, with the protein MSSGRNTHWCYRCRRAVRLRGRDSVCHGCNGGFVQELEDMGYIRPFEFLGLDVDEDRDRRLGLVEAFSALMRHRLADRSHSHDVRARSDSVPEHTSGVGPLLIFGGQIPIRLSGNGGLEALFNGTPGIGLTQGNAGDYFIGPGLEELFEQLSANDRRGPPPAARSSIDAMPTIRITPRHLRSDSHCPVCKDKFELGNEARQMPCNHMYHSDCIVPWLVQHNSCPVCRQELPPQGLNSGRSSSSRNRSSSYGSTADGRENSSREHQGRRNPFSYLWPFRSSNSSSNHNGTAGSSSPTIHETNQHTGYSGWPFD; encoded by the coding sequence aTGTCAAGTGGCAGAAACACCCATTGGTGTTACCGATGCAGGCGGGCAGTTCGACTACGAGGACGAGATTCAGTTTGCCATGGCTGTAATGGAGGATTTGTTCAAGAACTTGAAGATATGGGCTATATCAGACCATTTGAGTTCTTAGGACTGGACGTTGATGAAGATCGCGATAGGAGGTTAGGACTTGTGGAAGCTTTCTCAGCCTTGATGAGGCATcgattggcagacagaagccaTAGTCATGATGTCAGGGCTAGATCAGATTCGGTTCCAGAACATACATCGGGCGTTGGTCCTTTGCTGATCTTTGGTGGCCAAATTCCTATTAGGTTGTCTGGAAATGGTGGGCTTGAAGCACTTTTCAACGGGACTCCAGGTATTGGTCTAACACAGGGTAATGCTGGTGATTATTTTATAGGTCCTGGACTGGAAGAGCTGTTTGAACAGCTTTCAGCTAATGACCGGCGAGGCCCTCCCCCAGCAGCAAGATCTTCAATTGATGCAATGCCAACCATTAGGATCACACCGAGGCATCTTCGTTCCGATTCACACTGTCCTGTCTGCAAGGATAAATTTGAGCTGGGCAATGAAGCTAGGCAAATGCCATGTAATCATATGTATCACTCAGATTGTATTGTCCCATGGTTAGTTCAGCACAACTCATGCCCTGTATGCCGCCAAGAACTGCCTCCACAAGGATTGAATAGTGGCCGTAGCTCAAGTAGTCGTAATAGAAGTAGCAGTTATGGTAGTACTGCTGATGGAAGGGAGAATAGCAGCAGGGAGCATCAAGGAAGAAGGAACCCATTCTCTTATTTGTGGCCATTCCGCTCATCAAATTCTAGCTCTAACCATAATGGAACTGCAGGAAGCAGCTCTCCGACAATTCATGAGACCAACCAGCATACAGGTTATTCAGGATGGCCTTTTGACTAA
- the LOC132162272 gene encoding uncharacterized protein LOC132162272: MEYISSSFVRNLWGCSYADWCYVASRRALGGILLMWDRRVVMKIEGLMDLPLAGGTFTWSNTYSRSRIDHFLVSLEWEVRYPALIQKRMLRLCSNHFSILLDCDCMLRSKRPFKFENMWLKAYGFVDRLKALKANIKRRNEHEFGNVSALCKEKAEELTAMDRLEEGRDLGEEEKERKRVIISELETSLLQEEFSWRQKSRVQWLKEGDKCSKFFHRISNSNRRCNSSESLSINDSPSSNQTVIRDQVVQFYESLFSERCRWRPRLDNLDFDSLEAGEADQLEVPFEEREVLEVVKGKGSRSGCLLYGILPRLLGSDQGRHYGGFFRFLSSWMRRVVDRVISKPQNAFVKGRQIMDSVLIASESLDSRIRYGEPGLFCELDMEKTYDHIDWKFLLYLLKRRGFGEKWCSWIEHCISTKLSRVEAGDPLSLFLFVVVMEVLNRMIASSIDSGFISGFSVGVRLSERVNISHILFAYDTLVFCGANLDQVRSIKALLVALKLFLV; encoded by the exons ATGGAATACATTTCCAGCAGTTTTGTGAGAAATTTGTGGGGATGTTCTTATGCCGATTGGTGCTATGTTGCTTCCAGAAGGGCTTTGGGTGGCATTTTGTTGATGTGGGATAGAAGGGTGGTCATGAAGATAGAG GGGCTTATGGATCTCCCCCTTGCGGGAGGGACGTTTACATGGTCTAACACCTACTCTCGGTCTAGGATTGACCACTTCTTAGTTTCTCTGGAATGGGAAGTCAGATATCCTGCTCTTATTCAAAAGAGGATGCTTAGATTGTGTTCGAATCATTTTTCCATCTTGCTTGATTGCGATTGCATGCTTAGGAGTAAGAGgcctttcaaatttgagaatatgtggttgaAAGCTTATGGGTTTGTGGATAGG CTTAAGGCTTTAAAGGCGAAtatcaaaagaagaaatgagCATGAATTTGGCAATGTGAGTGCTCTTTGCAAAGAGAAAGCTGAAGAATTGACGGCTATGGATAGATTGGAGGAAGGGAGAGATttaggagaagaagagaaggaaagaaaaagggtgATTATTAGTGAGTTGGAGACTTCTCTTTTACAAGAGGAATTcagttggagacaaaaatctAGGGTCCAATGGCTTAAGGAGGGTGATAAGTGCTCTAAGTTTTTCCATCGGATTTCCAATTCGAATAGAAGATGCAATTCCAGTGAGTCTCTATCTATCAATGATTCTCCTTCATCCAATCAAACCGTCATTAGGGACCAAGTTGTTCAATTCTATGAGTCTTTGTTCTCTGAACGTTGTAGGTGGAGGCCTAGGTTGGATAATCTTGATTTTGATTCTTTGGAAGCGGGTGAGGCCGATCAGCTAGAAgttccttttgaggaaagggaggtttTGGAGGTGGTGAAAGGCAAAGGTTCCAGGTCCGGATGCCTTCTCTATGGCATTCTTCCAAGATTGCTGGGAAGTGATCAAGGAAGACATTATGGCGGTTTTTTCAGATTTTTAAGTTCgtg GATGAGAAGGGTTGTGGATAGGGTGATCTCAAAGCCTCAGAATGCGTTCGTTAAAGGTAGGCAAATCATGGACTCGGTTCTTATTGCGAGTGAGTCCTTGGATAGTCGTATTAGATATGGTGAACCGGGGTTGTTTTGTGAACTGGATATGGAGAAGACTTATGATCATATTGATTggaaatttcttttgtatttacTCAAGAGGCGTGGGTTTGGTGAGAAATGGTGTTCTTGGATAGAGCATTGTATATCAACT AAGCTCTCGAGGGTTGAGGCAGGGGATCCTTTGTCTCTGTTTCTATTTGTCGTTGTTATGGAGGTGCTTAATAGGATGATTGCCTCTTCTATCGATAGTGGTTTTATCTCGGGCTTTTCAGTGGGAGTTAGACTGTCTGAGAGGGTTAACATCTCTCACATCTTGTTTGCATATGATACTTTGGTTTTCTGTGGGGCGAATCTTGATCAAGTTCGCTCCATTAAAGCCTTACTTGTTGCTTTGAAGCTGTTTCTAGTTTGA